The following are from one region of the Gryllotalpicola protaetiae genome:
- the rsmD gene encoding 16S rRNA (guanine(966)-N(2))-methyltransferase RsmD, translating to MTRIIAGAAGRVTLRVPKAGTRPSSDRVREALFSALEARDALDGARVLDLYAGSGALGLEAASRGARFVVLVEKNPTAVRVAKANTALVTTAMRADASTVVVMQSAVASYLASAAGSFDLVFSDPPYDVSDADVAADLAAVAPLLAPEALVVVERSSRSPEPVWPKGLTPTKPKKYGETTIWFAERSDG from the coding sequence ATGACCCGGATCATCGCGGGCGCCGCCGGGCGCGTGACCCTCAGAGTTCCCAAGGCCGGCACGCGGCCCAGCAGCGATCGGGTGCGGGAGGCGTTGTTCTCGGCGCTCGAGGCGCGCGACGCTCTCGACGGGGCGCGCGTGCTCGACCTCTATGCAGGCTCTGGAGCGCTCGGGCTCGAGGCCGCGAGTCGCGGGGCCCGGTTCGTCGTACTGGTCGAGAAGAACCCGACGGCCGTCCGTGTCGCGAAGGCGAACACCGCGCTTGTGACCACGGCGATGCGGGCGGATGCCTCGACCGTCGTCGTTATGCAGAGCGCCGTCGCCTCGTACCTCGCGTCGGCCGCGGGCTCGTTCGACCTGGTGTTCAGCGACCCGCCCTATGACGTGTCGGACGCAGACGTCGCCGCCGATCTCGCAGCAGTCGCGCCGCTGCTCGCGCCGGAGGCGCTGGTCGTCGTCGAGCGCTCATCGCGCTCCCCCGAGCCCGTGTGGCCCAAGGGCCTCACCCCGACGAAGCCGAAGAAGTACGGCGAGACGACGATCTGGTTCGCGGAGCGCTCAGATGGCTGA
- the thiL gene encoding thiamine-phosphate kinase: MAEAERPTLAEVGEIAVLARIFPRLPEADAALLGPGDDAAVLAAPDGRYVVTTDMLVHGPDFRWEFSTPEDLGWKAAATNLSDVAAMGARPTALVVGLAAPSSTPVDVLESFADGLRLACAELAPGCGVVGGDLSTSDVFTVAVTAFGDLEGRPPVRRSGARSGDVVAVAGELGVAARGLRLLFEHGRVEALRIDDHAVRRQLRPVPPIALGTAAAEAGASAMMDLSDGLVLDARRLAQASVVDLELDPLDDDQARGGEDHSLLATFSAGAELPDGFRSIGVVAPGTGRVRIGGREFVGLGGWDPYEQWDGRLS; encoded by the coding sequence ATGGCGGAAGCTGAGCGGCCCACCCTGGCCGAGGTGGGTGAGATCGCGGTCCTCGCTCGCATCTTCCCCAGACTGCCCGAAGCGGATGCCGCGCTGCTCGGCCCCGGCGACGATGCCGCGGTCTTGGCCGCGCCCGATGGGCGCTACGTCGTGACGACCGACATGCTCGTGCACGGCCCTGACTTCCGCTGGGAGTTCTCGACGCCCGAGGACCTCGGCTGGAAGGCTGCGGCAACGAACCTGTCCGATGTCGCGGCGATGGGTGCCCGGCCGACGGCGTTGGTCGTCGGGCTTGCGGCGCCGTCGTCGACGCCGGTCGACGTGCTCGAGTCGTTCGCCGACGGGCTGCGTCTTGCGTGCGCCGAGCTCGCGCCCGGGTGCGGCGTGGTCGGCGGGGACCTGTCGACCTCTGACGTGTTCACCGTCGCCGTCACCGCGTTCGGCGACCTCGAGGGGCGGCCCCCGGTGCGGCGCTCGGGTGCTCGCTCCGGCGACGTCGTCGCGGTGGCGGGCGAGCTCGGCGTCGCGGCGCGCGGCCTGCGGCTGCTGTTCGAGCACGGTCGCGTCGAGGCCCTGCGCATCGACGATCACGCGGTGAGACGCCAGTTGCGGCCGGTACCCCCGATAGCGCTCGGCACGGCCGCCGCCGAGGCCGGCGCTTCCGCGATGATGGACCTCAGCGACGGGCTCGTGCTCGACGCGCGACGCCTGGCGCAGGCATCCGTCGTCGATCTCGAACTCGATCCTCTCGATGACGACCAGGCGCGCGGGGGCGAAGACCACTCGCTGCTCGCGACGTTCTCGGCGGGCGCCGAGCTGCCCGACGGATTCCGCAGCATTGGCGTCGTCGCGCCGGGTACGGGCCGTGTGCGCATCGGCGGTCGCGAGTTCGTCGGGCTCGGCGGATGGGACCCCTACGAGCAGTGGGACGGCCGGCTCTCCTAG
- a CDS encoding helicase HerA-like domain-containing protein yields MTDPGDLQKQAEELQRQAEEAVRKAQEAAAAAQAAAAAAAAQASPAAAAAPAAAAAAGEAAVAEAPTTPGPLGQPDVEKVKAGYGFTDTSLELGALLNGVPLPDAQIRIPLGMLNRHGLIAGATGTGKTRTLQAIVEQLSANGVSVFAADIKGDLSGILVDGESSDKLLARTTAIGQDWSPAHFPTEVYSLGGKGKGVPIRATIAGFGPLLLARVLGLNEVQESSLGLVFHYAEEKGLALLDLEDLRAVLQYLTSADGKAELAGIGGISPATAGVILRELVTFAATGAEAFFGEPEIDTNEFLRQASDGRGIVSLLEVPGVADQPQLYSTFLMWLLADLYNALPEVGDAPKPKLVFFLDEAHLLFTDASKEFITQITQTVRLIRSKGVGVFFITQSPKDVHEDVLAQLGSRVQHALRAFTPDDAKALRATVSTYPKSGYDLEEVLTSLGTGEAIVTVMNESGAPTPVAWTRMRAPQSSMTTAPDAAIDGVIAASPLLAKYGTPIDRESAGEILTAKLNAAAERAQTEADAKARAKQQATDAKASAAAQKESARQQKARQTQAEQIGKTAVKVLTSRTTQTVLKGVLDGIFGTRRR; encoded by the coding sequence ATGACCGATCCGGGGGACCTGCAGAAGCAGGCGGAGGAACTTCAGAGGCAAGCAGAAGAGGCCGTGCGCAAGGCGCAGGAGGCGGCTGCCGCAGCGCAGGCAGCCGCCGCGGCGGCCGCGGCTCAGGCGTCACCCGCCGCAGCGGCCGCACCGGCAGCGGCGGCAGCGGCCGGGGAAGCGGCCGTGGCGGAAGCACCGACCACCCCGGGCCCGCTCGGCCAGCCCGACGTCGAGAAGGTCAAGGCGGGCTACGGCTTCACCGACACGAGCCTCGAGCTCGGCGCGCTGCTCAACGGGGTGCCGCTGCCCGACGCGCAGATCCGCATCCCGCTCGGAATGCTGAACCGCCACGGACTGATCGCGGGGGCGACCGGCACGGGGAAGACGCGCACGCTGCAGGCGATCGTCGAGCAGCTCTCGGCCAACGGGGTCAGCGTGTTCGCGGCCGACATCAAGGGCGACCTGTCGGGCATCCTCGTCGACGGCGAGTCGAGTGACAAGCTGCTCGCCCGCACCACGGCGATCGGGCAGGACTGGAGCCCCGCGCACTTCCCGACCGAGGTGTACTCGCTCGGCGGCAAGGGGAAGGGCGTGCCGATCCGTGCGACGATCGCCGGCTTCGGGCCGCTGCTGCTCGCCCGCGTGCTCGGCCTCAACGAGGTGCAGGAATCGAGCCTCGGCCTGGTCTTCCACTACGCGGAGGAGAAGGGCCTCGCCCTGCTCGACCTCGAAGACCTGCGCGCCGTGCTGCAATACCTGACGAGCGCAGACGGCAAAGCCGAGCTCGCCGGCATCGGCGGCATCTCGCCGGCGACGGCTGGCGTCATCCTGCGGGAGTTGGTCACGTTCGCGGCGACCGGGGCCGAGGCGTTCTTCGGCGAGCCCGAGATCGACACGAACGAGTTCCTGCGGCAGGCATCCGACGGCCGTGGCATCGTCAGCCTGCTCGAGGTGCCGGGCGTCGCCGATCAGCCGCAGCTCTATTCCACCTTCCTGATGTGGCTGCTCGCCGACCTCTACAACGCGCTGCCCGAGGTGGGCGACGCGCCGAAGCCGAAGCTGGTCTTCTTCCTCGACGAGGCGCACCTCTTGTTCACGGATGCCAGCAAGGAGTTCATCACCCAGATCACGCAGACCGTGCGGCTCATCCGCTCGAAGGGCGTCGGCGTGTTCTTCATCACGCAGTCCCCGAAAGATGTGCACGAAGACGTGCTCGCGCAGCTCGGATCGCGGGTGCAGCACGCCCTGCGCGCGTTCACCCCCGACGACGCGAAGGCGCTGCGTGCGACGGTGTCGACCTATCCGAAGTCGGGCTACGACCTCGAAGAGGTCCTGACCTCGCTCGGCACGGGCGAGGCGATCGTGACCGTCATGAACGAGTCCGGCGCGCCGACGCCCGTCGCCTGGACGCGTATGCGCGCCCCGCAGTCCTCGATGACCACCGCACCGGATGCCGCGATCGACGGCGTCATCGCCGCGTCGCCGCTGTTGGCGAAGTACGGCACGCCGATCGACCGCGAGTCGGCAGGCGAGATCCTGACGGCGAAGCTGAACGCGGCGGCCGAGAGGGCGCAGACCGAGGCCGATGCGAAGGCGCGGGCGAAGCAGCAGGCGACGGATGCCAAGGCGAGCGCCGCCGCTCAGAAGGAATCCGCCCGTCAGCAGAAGGCGCGCCAGACGCAGGCCGAGCAGATCGGCAAGACGGCCGTGAAGGTGCTGACGTCGCGCACCACACAGACGGTCCTGAAGGGCGTTCTCGACGGCATCTTCGGCACGCGGCGGCGGTAG